The Acidobacteriota bacterium sequence GCTGTTTTTCGTTTCGCCGAGCCAGATCAACTATCTGGTTCCGCAAGGCGTGTTTCCGGGCAGCGTGACGGTTTTCATTCGCCGAAATTCCGAGGATGTGGCCCAAGGAGCGATTACCGTCGAAAGTTCTGCTCCGGCGCTGTTCGCGGCAAACTCAAATGGCCAGGGAGTTGCTGCCGCTGTCGTCCTGAGAATTCACAATGGACAGCAAGTTTACGAACCTGTTTCGCGGCTGGAAAATGGCGGCCAAATCGCTGTGCCCATTGATCTTGGCCCGGATTTGGGAAGCGCTTCAGATCAAATCTATTTGTTGCTGTTTGGCACGGGGTTACGGGGATTTATTCCTCCTTCAGCCGTCGCAATCACAATGGGCGGAGCAAGTGTTCCTGTTCTGGGCTTCGCTGGCGTTGATGGGTTTGCCGGGTTGGATCAATGCAACGTTGGCCCGCTGCCGCGAACGCTGGTTGGACGCGGTAACGCCGATGTGGTGCTGACCGCTGGAACCAAAACTGCCAACACTGTGACCGTCAATCTCAAATGAACCACCGAGGCTGCCGCTATGGACGCTGAGCAGCCGACGTTGCATAATCGCCCGGCATTTGTAGTTACCCTCTTAACTTTCAAGAACAACTTTTTCGAGTTTGCAGGAGCCAGCGCAATTCCGGTTTGTGCGAACTCCGGTTGAGGATTTGTTATGGCAAAAAAACTGTTTGCTGTGGCGGTAGCTTTGATTTCTTTGACGTTTCTGGCCGTCACGTTGTCCGCACAAGGCTGGCAAAAACTGTTTGATGGCAAAACTATGAACGGCTGGCGATTGATGGCTGTTCACGGCGGAAACGGCGGCGTTTGGACGGTGGAAAACGGCGCGCTGGTCGCCAATCAGGATAAAGACCACAAGGGCGGTTTGATCGGAACCGAAAAGAAATATTCCGATTACGAAATCGAACTGGAATTTATGGTGGATGACCCTGTGGATACAGGATTGTTTTTGCGCGTGCGCGATGACGGAATGGGTTATCAGGTGACGATTGATTATCACAAAGACGGTTTTGTCGGCAGTTTGTATGCTCCGGCGGCGGGTGGATTCATTCAGCAGAACAAAGACTGGCCGAAATACTTCAAAAAAGGCGCCTGGAACAAACTGCGTGCCCGCATTGAAGGGCAACCCGCGCACGTCGTAGCGTGGCTGAACGGCGTGAAGACGATTGATTTCACAGACAATCAGGAACGGTATCCGCGCGAAGGGTACATCGGTTTGCAGGTTCACGGCGGCGAAGGCGCGTGGGGCGAAAACAGCCGTGCGCGGTTTCGCAACTTTCGGATTCAGGAAATCAAACAGTAATCGGTTGTCGGGAGAGTTTCAGGGATGGCACGAAAAATTGTCCTGTTGGTTTTGGCGCTGTGGTTCGTTGCGCTGAGAGTGGGCGGGGAAGAAGCGCAGGCTGTTCAGCGCAGCAAGCCCCGGTTGCCGAATGTTGTGCTGTTTTTTATTGATGATCTGGGCTATGCCGATGTCGGGGTTTTCAATCAAAACAAAGCGGCGATGGGGTATTCGACGCCCAACATTGATCGCTTGGCCGCGGAGGGAATTCGGCTGACCGACTTTTACGTTCCGCAAGCCGTTTGCTCAGCTTCGCGCGCGGCGCTGCTGACCGGTTGTTATTCCAATCGTGTTGGCATTTCGGGCGCATTGGATCACAAAGCCAATTACGGCATTAACGCGAACGAAACCACGCTTGCCGAAGTGTTCAAATCGCCCAAAGCTGGTGGGTATGCCACGGCGATTTACGGCAAATGGCATTTGGGGCATCTGCCGCAGTTTATGCCAACGCGGCATGGATTCGATGAATACTTTGGTTTGCCGTATTCCAACGATATGTGGCCGAACCATCCGGTCAACAAAAACTACTACCCGCCGCTGCCGTTGATCGAAAACGACAAAGTCATTCAGTTGATGCCCGACCAATCGCAATTGACCACCTGGTACACGGAACACGCCATCAGCTTTATCGAACGCAACAAAGACAACCCCTTTTTTCTATATGTTCCGCACAATATGCCGCACGTGCCGCTGTTTGTTTCTGACAAGTTCAAAGGCAAAACCAAACGCGGGTTGTTCGGCGACGTCGTCGAAGAAATTGACTGGTCGGTCGGCCAAGTGTTGGCGACCTTGAAACGATTGAAGCTCGATCAAAATACCTTGGTGATTTTCACTTCAGATAATGGCCCATGGCTCAGTTACGGAAATCACGCTGGTTCGGCCAAACCCTTGCGCGAAGGCAAAGGCACAGAAATGGATGGCGGCGTGCGCGAACCGTTCATCGCGCGCTGGCCGGGAAAGATTCCCGCCGGAACTGTCAGCCACGAACCGGTAATGACAATTGATTTGTTGCCGACCCTGGCGAAGCTGATCGGCGCGGAAGTCCCAAAAGATCGCATCATTGACGGATTGGACATCTGGCCGATTCTTTCGGGCAAGAAAGTCAAAAGTCCGCACGACGCGTTGTATTTTTACTGGGGGAAAGAACTGCAGGCGGTTCGCGCCGGAAAGTGGAAGCTGCATTTGCCGCACACGTACCGGTTCATTGAAACGCCCGGCGCGGACGGCAAACCCGGCAAAGACACGTATCCGAAGATTGAATTGTCTTTGTTCAACCTGGAAACCGACATCGGCGAAACGAAGAATCTGGCGGACAAGTATCCTGAAGTCGTCAAACAGTTGATGGTGTTTGTCGAACGCGCTCGCGAAGATTTGGGTGATTCGTTGACCAAGCGCGATGGCAAAAATGTTCGTCCGGCGGGCAAATAAGCTGAAGACTATGCGTAAAGCGAACCCCACGAAGAAATCACAAAATACGCAGAAGTCACAAAAGTTGCTCAGGTAATGAGCCGTCTTACCCTCGTTGTGCATTTTTTGGGCTTTTTGTGGTGAATTTCTGACCTGCTCATGCGCAC is a genomic window containing:
- a CDS encoding DUF1080 domain-containing protein; its protein translation is MAKKLFAVAVALISLTFLAVTLSAQGWQKLFDGKTMNGWRLMAVHGGNGGVWTVENGALVANQDKDHKGGLIGTEKKYSDYEIELEFMVDDPVDTGLFLRVRDDGMGYQVTIDYHKDGFVGSLYAPAAGGFIQQNKDWPKYFKKGAWNKLRARIEGQPAHVVAWLNGVKTIDFTDNQERYPREGYIGLQVHGGEGAWGENSRARFRNFRIQEIKQ
- a CDS encoding sulfatase — encoded protein: MARKIVLLVLALWFVALRVGGEEAQAVQRSKPRLPNVVLFFIDDLGYADVGVFNQNKAAMGYSTPNIDRLAAEGIRLTDFYVPQAVCSASRAALLTGCYSNRVGISGALDHKANYGINANETTLAEVFKSPKAGGYATAIYGKWHLGHLPQFMPTRHGFDEYFGLPYSNDMWPNHPVNKNYYPPLPLIENDKVIQLMPDQSQLTTWYTEHAISFIERNKDNPFFLYVPHNMPHVPLFVSDKFKGKTKRGLFGDVVEEIDWSVGQVLATLKRLKLDQNTLVIFTSDNGPWLSYGNHAGSAKPLREGKGTEMDGGVREPFIARWPGKIPAGTVSHEPVMTIDLLPTLAKLIGAEVPKDRIIDGLDIWPILSGKKVKSPHDALYFYWGKELQAVRAGKWKLHLPHTYRFIETPGADGKPGKDTYPKIELSLFNLETDIGETKNLADKYPEVVKQLMVFVERAREDLGDSLTKRDGKNVRPAGK